Proteins encoded by one window of Leptospira neocaledonica:
- a CDS encoding GGDEF domain-containing protein: MKLRRYLSEDFSYSKSGEIRRLRTLDNDKSVRILSIFSLLISCILFTQNILSPGTPDGGHLQFLYGVSFGSSALFSSLMLAVLALKDIKGKKLSYFAMIGYVGILTFTTTFATLVDQYHTSDYSAFCFGLLLLPLFLRASFATYLAIVFVNVLFFSFGYSYMIERELTSSVVTPIIAFSIASMGAAINVEGTRLKSNLLQLQLEESNKNLKELSHKDSLTGLFNRRHLMESLSTLLAASKRYDFPLSVLLLDLDHFKKANDSLGHQVGDKLLATIGRSLSGLVRDCDVAARYGGEEFCVVLSNTNIEGAKFVAERIRARIETETFEEIPWTITVSIGVATREGDETPEDFLKAADKKLYESKAAGRNRVSA, translated from the coding sequence ATGAAACTCAGAAGATACCTTTCGGAAGACTTTTCTTATTCGAAATCCGGAGAAATCCGTAGACTTCGTACTCTAGACAATGACAAGTCCGTCAGGATCCTTAGTATTTTTTCCCTTCTAATTTCCTGTATTCTTTTCACTCAAAATATACTTTCACCGGGAACTCCCGATGGTGGACATCTTCAATTCTTGTACGGAGTGAGCTTTGGAAGTTCTGCTTTGTTTTCCAGTTTGATGTTGGCCGTTCTCGCCTTAAAGGACATAAAAGGTAAAAAACTTTCATACTTCGCCATGATCGGGTATGTCGGAATACTTACATTCACAACTACTTTCGCAACCTTAGTAGATCAGTATCATACCTCCGATTATTCCGCTTTTTGTTTCGGATTACTTCTTCTTCCACTTTTCTTAAGGGCAAGTTTTGCCACTTATCTAGCCATCGTCTTCGTAAATGTGCTCTTCTTTTCATTCGGTTATTCTTATATGATAGAAAGAGAACTAACTTCCTCCGTTGTAACCCCTATTATTGCATTCTCCATTGCAAGTATGGGAGCAGCGATTAATGTAGAAGGTACCCGTTTAAAAAGCAACCTTCTGCAATTACAATTAGAAGAATCTAATAAAAATCTAAAAGAGCTATCTCATAAGGATTCCTTAACTGGACTTTTTAACAGAAGGCATTTAATGGAATCTTTAAGCACCCTTTTGGCCGCGTCTAAAAGATACGATTTTCCGTTGTCGGTCCTTCTACTCGATTTAGATCATTTCAAAAAGGCAAACGATTCCTTAGGGCACCAAGTGGGAGATAAACTGCTCGCAACTATCGGAAGATCATTATCAGGATTAGTAAGAGATTGTGACGTGGCAGCCCGTTATGGCGGAGAAGAATTCTGCGTAGTATTATCCAATACGAATATAGAAGGAGCAAAATTCGTAGCAGAAAGAATCCGAGCCAGAATAGAAACCGAAACCTTCGAAGAGATCCCTTGGACAATTACTGTAAGTATCGGTGTCGCAACAAGAGAAGGAGACGAGACTCCGGAAGACTTCCTCAAAGCTGCAGACAAGAAATTGTACGAATCAAAGGCCGCCGGAAGGAACAGAGTCTCCGCTTAA
- a CDS encoding glycoside hydrolase family 5 protein, with translation MLEIKVEDGNFIDSEGYILQLRGVNLSGSSKLPFKPDGTTHFDQSLTFHDHRKVSFVGRPLEEKEAAEHLDRLKKWGFNFLRFLVTWEAVEHLGPGKYDQAYLDYIERMVALADKKGFYVFIDPHQDVWSRFTGGDGAPGWTLEEVGMNIENIKDSDTAIVHHFQGRNYKRMSWPLNYQKYACATMFTLFFGGKTFAPKLSIRGKNVETFLQDHYIEAMCRIAKKVAKYKNVLGFDSLNEPSPGWIGKKNIGEFSGLGFGKILTTSPFQEMFLSEGRTVRANNAYMLGFTGFNLGKTKINTKSVPLWQEGKHCIWRQHGVWDYDPNGAPMLLRPDYFNKYRGRKIEFYPEFMLPFIKRFKTRIQSVQKKFSIFVESDPGSLELDWDEKPKKGEGTVINATHWYDVSVLMFKRYIPWFGVHIFKQVPIFGKKNVGKAYEDTIRMIKEVSIKKMNNCPTVIGETGIPMDMNGRLAFRTKNYSHLEASLNRIITSIEKNFVHYTLWNYTPDNTHSLGDRWNEEDLSLYSLDTPKSIDENGGRAVRAFSRPYPIRTKGNPEAISFDMEKSMFKYSFRKEGDEIPVAEIFLPEIHYGKGFEVLVNAGSWKFDSKKRILTFKGEKSVSYYGITIFPTKK, from the coding sequence ATGCTGGAAATCAAGGTAGAAGACGGGAATTTTATAGATTCGGAAGGGTACATTCTCCAGTTAAGAGGAGTAAATCTTTCGGGAAGTTCCAAACTTCCATTTAAACCGGATGGGACCACACATTTTGATCAGTCCTTAACCTTTCATGATCATAGAAAAGTTTCTTTTGTCGGAAGACCTTTGGAAGAAAAAGAAGCTGCTGAACATTTGGATCGTTTGAAGAAGTGGGGATTTAACTTTCTACGCTTTCTCGTAACTTGGGAAGCAGTGGAACATTTAGGTCCAGGCAAATACGACCAAGCGTATCTGGATTATATTGAAAGAATGGTGGCTCTTGCCGATAAAAAGGGATTCTACGTATTCATAGATCCTCACCAAGACGTTTGGTCTAGATTCACGGGGGGAGATGGTGCTCCTGGTTGGACCTTGGAAGAAGTCGGAATGAATATAGAGAATATTAAAGATTCCGATACTGCAATCGTCCATCATTTCCAGGGCAGGAATTACAAAAGAATGTCCTGGCCTCTAAACTATCAGAAGTATGCTTGCGCTACAATGTTCACTCTGTTCTTCGGGGGAAAAACATTTGCGCCTAAACTTTCCATTCGTGGAAAGAATGTAGAAACTTTTTTACAAGATCATTATATAGAAGCAATGTGTCGGATCGCGAAGAAGGTCGCTAAATACAAAAACGTATTAGGATTCGATTCCTTAAATGAGCCTTCTCCTGGATGGATCGGTAAAAAAAATATAGGAGAATTTTCCGGACTTGGTTTCGGTAAAATTCTAACTACCTCTCCTTTCCAAGAAATGTTCTTATCCGAAGGAAGAACTGTCAGGGCAAACAACGCGTATATGCTCGGGTTTACGGGATTCAATTTAGGAAAAACCAAAATAAATACTAAGTCGGTTCCTCTATGGCAAGAAGGAAAACATTGCATTTGGAGACAACATGGAGTCTGGGATTATGATCCGAACGGCGCTCCGATGTTACTTCGCCCCGATTATTTTAATAAATATAGGGGAAGAAAGATAGAATTCTATCCTGAGTTCATGCTTCCATTTATTAAAAGATTCAAAACTAGAATACAATCCGTTCAGAAAAAATTCTCCATCTTTGTAGAATCGGATCCAGGAAGTTTAGAATTGGATTGGGACGAAAAACCAAAAAAAGGAGAAGGAACAGTAATCAACGCGACTCATTGGTATGATGTTTCCGTATTGATGTTCAAACGTTATATTCCTTGGTTCGGAGTTCATATCTTTAAACAGGTTCCAATATTCGGAAAGAAGAATGTAGGGAAGGCTTACGAAGATACGATCAGAATGATCAAAGAAGTTTCCATCAAGAAGATGAATAATTGTCCTACGGTGATCGGAGAAACTGGGATCCCAATGGACATGAACGGGCGATTAGCGTTTAGAACAAAAAATTATTCTCACTTGGAAGCTTCTCTAAATCGTATCATAACTTCTATCGAGAAAAACTTCGTACATTATACACTATGGAATTATACTCCTGATAATACTCACAGTTTAGGAGATAGATGGAATGAAGAAGATCTTTCTCTTTATTCTTTGGATACTCCTAAGAGTATAGATGAGAATGGGGGAAGAGCTGTCAGAGCATTCTCCAGGCCTTATCCAATCCGCACCAAAGGAAATCCGGAAGCGATCAGTTTTGATATGGAAAAATCCATGTTCAAATATTCTTTTCGAAAGGAAGGAGATGAAATCCCGGTAGCTGAAATCTTTCTTCCCGAAATACATTATGGAAAAGGTTTCGAAGTATTGGTAAATGCCGGAAGTTGGAAGTTCGACTCCAAAAAAAGGATACTGACCTTCAAGGGAGAAAAGTCCGTCTCCTATTACGGTATAACTATTTTCCCGACTAAAAAATAA
- a CDS encoding patatin-like phospholipase family protein, producing the protein MKRALVLSGGGARGAYHAGVLKYLEEIGFKPDIVCGTSVGAITASALGCGMDAARIIQLWKSIEIQKVMKYSIWNDFLDLIFRRFSPLADTTPLKYLLYSQLDFRNMRKNPMEIIITAVNILTAELVFFGNKDIDIEHVMASSAIPLIFPWQYVDGKPHWDGGVMANVPILPAVERGAKEIVVVLLSPVGGVNMGLPRNRRDGLERVFELSLIGSFQTIMANLQYQKKQKDNKKKGFTKSLLSFSEPEKTDYKIRVIGPRTSLGFGSILNFSQVQADYLISRGYEDAKIQFGED; encoded by the coding sequence ATGAAGCGGGCTTTGGTATTATCCGGTGGAGGCGCTCGAGGAGCATATCATGCCGGGGTCCTAAAATATTTAGAAGAAATCGGATTCAAACCGGATATAGTCTGCGGAACTTCCGTTGGAGCGATCACCGCTTCCGCATTAGGTTGCGGAATGGATGCAGCTAGGATCATACAACTTTGGAAATCCATCGAAATCCAAAAGGTGATGAAATACTCCATCTGGAACGATTTTCTGGACCTAATCTTCCGTAGGTTTTCTCCACTCGCGGACACAACTCCTTTAAAATATCTACTTTATTCTCAATTAGATTTTCGTAATATGCGAAAAAATCCGATGGAGATCATCATCACCGCGGTGAATATACTTACCGCCGAATTGGTCTTTTTTGGGAACAAGGATATAGATATAGAACATGTGATGGCTTCTTCTGCCATACCTTTGATCTTTCCTTGGCAATATGTGGATGGAAAACCTCATTGGGATGGGGGAGTGATGGCGAATGTTCCGATCCTCCCAGCGGTAGAAAGAGGCGCAAAAGAGATCGTAGTAGTATTGTTGTCTCCTGTGGGAGGAGTGAATATGGGACTTCCACGGAACAGAAGGGACGGACTCGAGAGAGTTTTCGAACTTTCTTTGATCGGATCCTTTCAGACTATCATGGCAAACCTGCAATACCAAAAAAAACAAAAGGATAATAAGAAGAAGGGATTCACTAAATCCTTATTGTCTTTCTCCGAACCTGAAAAAACGGATTATAAGATCAGAGTGATCGGCCCGAGGACTTCTCTCGGTTTCGGAAGTATATTAAATTTCTCTCAAGTGCAAGCGGATTATCTGATCAGCCGCGGATACGAAGACGCTAAGATTCAATTCGGGGAAGATTAA
- a CDS encoding sodium:solute symporter family protein, protein MLGLFVILYIVVTISIGAFASRYVNSSQDYVLAGRRLPLVLASSALFATWFGSETLMGASSKFVDGGVLAVIEDPFGAALCLFLVGIFFAKPLYRMNILTFGDLYKNRFGRKVEFLSALFMIPSYFGWIAAQLVAMGIVIHSLFGFDMYVGILLASVVVLIYTYIGGMWAISITDFLQTILIIVGLLVLVWDLQDKAGGFETVIATAKPGFFSFFPPLETEAVLAYIAAWMTIGLGSIPQQDIFQRVMSSKSEKVAVYSSFLGGGMYLTVAFLPLLAGYFARRVYPEIAAGDNQMILPHVVLVHSTLFIQILFFGALLSAILSTASGAILAPASVLGENLIRPTLKNPSEKLLLRVMRSSVLIVTIVSTGMALSETNIYQLVADSSSISLVSLFVPLVAAIFWKEANASGAVYAMFSGMIVWLGLKFFGPQWLPPTIPALGVSFLGQFLGRYIRISLFESEMELSGDSVPSGGL, encoded by the coding sequence TTGCTCGGCCTTTTCGTTATTCTATATATCGTTGTCACTATTTCGATCGGAGCATTTGCCTCTAGATATGTTAATAGTTCCCAAGACTATGTATTAGCAGGAAGAAGACTTCCGCTTGTGCTTGCATCTTCCGCTTTATTTGCCACTTGGTTCGGGTCGGAAACATTAATGGGTGCTTCTTCCAAGTTTGTGGATGGAGGGGTCTTGGCTGTCATTGAAGATCCTTTCGGAGCAGCACTTTGTCTTTTTTTGGTAGGGATATTTTTTGCGAAGCCATTGTACAGGATGAATATTCTTACATTCGGTGACTTATACAAAAATCGATTTGGTCGTAAGGTTGAATTCCTTTCTGCATTATTTATGATTCCTTCCTACTTCGGGTGGATTGCTGCTCAGTTGGTTGCGATGGGAATAGTTATCCATTCCTTGTTCGGATTCGATATGTATGTCGGAATACTTTTAGCATCTGTTGTGGTATTGATCTATACTTATATTGGGGGAATGTGGGCGATCTCCATTACGGATTTCTTACAGACCATCTTGATTATTGTAGGGCTTTTAGTTTTAGTTTGGGATCTACAAGATAAGGCGGGTGGATTTGAAACAGTCATCGCAACTGCAAAGCCTGGATTTTTTTCCTTCTTCCCTCCATTAGAAACAGAAGCGGTCCTTGCTTATATCGCCGCATGGATGACGATTGGATTGGGTTCTATTCCTCAACAGGATATTTTCCAAAGAGTAATGTCTTCTAAATCGGAAAAGGTCGCTGTGTATTCTTCTTTTTTGGGCGGAGGAATGTACCTAACTGTTGCATTTCTACCTTTGCTTGCAGGATATTTTGCAAGGAGAGTGTATCCTGAGATCGCTGCCGGGGATAATCAGATGATACTTCCTCATGTTGTATTAGTACATTCTACTTTATTTATACAGATTCTATTTTTCGGAGCGTTACTTTCGGCGATTTTAAGTACTGCTTCCGGCGCGATTTTGGCACCTGCATCGGTTTTAGGAGAAAATTTGATCCGTCCTACTTTGAAAAATCCTTCCGAAAAATTATTACTGAGAGTGATGCGTTCTTCAGTATTGATCGTAACAATTGTTTCTACAGGAATGGCGCTGAGTGAGACAAATATTTATCAGTTGGTCGCGGACTCATCCTCCATCAGTTTAGTTTCTCTTTTTGTTCCTTTGGTTGCTGCCATTTTCTGGAAAGAAGCGAATGCGAGCGGGGCAGTCTATGCTATGTTTTCTGGGATGATCGTTTGGTTAGGCCTGAAATTTTTCGGACCGCAATGGTTACCCCCTACAATCCCCGCTTTAGGGGTCAGCTTTTTAGGACAGTTTTTGGGAAGATATATTAGAATTTCTTTATTCGAGTCGGAAATGGAATTAAGCGGAGACTCTGTTCCTTCCGGCGGCCTTTGA
- a CDS encoding TIGR04454 family lipoprotein, which yields MKNTFFSILTILIFAGLISCGGAKVSQAECDPVVNELISNLAVGQTPEQTEKLKAMQGQISSHLLKECMTGKYDLTCLKSSKTLAALATCKK from the coding sequence ATGAAAAACACGTTTTTTTCGATCCTTACGATTCTAATTTTTGCAGGTCTTATTTCTTGCGGCGGAGCGAAAGTGAGCCAAGCAGAATGTGATCCAGTTGTAAACGAATTGATTTCCAATCTTGCTGTTGGTCAAACTCCAGAGCAGACTGAAAAATTGAAAGCGATGCAAGGTCAAATTTCTTCTCATCTACTTAAAGAGTGTATGACTGGTAAATATGATCTTACTTGTTTAAAATCTTCTAAAACACTTGCAGCTCTCGCTACTTGTAAGAAGTAA
- a CDS encoding MFS transporter, protein MESVASLPRTKIVRHELFLILLLASIQFTNIMDFMIMFPLQDYFLKQFQIDTAMFSLVLSSYSFAAAIAALIGANFIDRFNRKSAAIFLYVGFLVGTALCAVANTYSFLLFARIIAGIFGGMVSGVILSIIGDVFPIEKRGKAMGGVMGAFSAASVLGVPSGIRIAMSSGWNYTFAFIVLLGLPILVLAILYLPSLPSKMEKQKVADFSQLINVLSKRDHLVALAFFMSVILGGFTVVTSIAVFMERNMGFSKTQVSHIYEIGGICTFVSSWIVGFMSDKFGKHKVFLILVLLALLPILAITHLPKDLPVYMALGVTTVFMVLVSGRVIPSMAMLTSAIRPEVRGSFMSVNSSLQSVATGIGALLAGAILVQLPNGTFERFDVVGYFAVGFNLLALYLSRKVKIVS, encoded by the coding sequence ATGGAATCCGTAGCTTCCCTTCCTCGGACAAAAATAGTTCGTCATGAATTGTTCCTGATCCTACTTCTTGCGAGTATTCAATTCACCAATATCATGGACTTTATGATCATGTTCCCGCTTCAGGATTATTTTTTGAAGCAGTTCCAGATCGATACTGCAATGTTTTCCTTAGTCCTTTCTTCTTATTCTTTCGCCGCCGCAATTGCTGCTTTGATCGGGGCAAACTTTATAGATCGTTTTAATCGTAAGTCAGCCGCAATCTTTTTATATGTAGGGTTTTTGGTAGGAACCGCGCTTTGCGCGGTTGCAAATACGTATTCCTTTCTTCTTTTTGCAAGGATCATTGCCGGGATTTTCGGTGGAATGGTCAGCGGGGTCATTCTTTCTATCATAGGTGATGTTTTCCCGATCGAAAAAAGAGGGAAGGCGATGGGCGGAGTGATGGGTGCATTCTCTGCTGCCTCCGTTCTGGGAGTTCCTTCCGGTATCCGTATTGCGATGAGCTCGGGTTGGAATTATACCTTTGCATTTATCGTACTTTTGGGCCTTCCGATCCTGGTTCTGGCCATTCTATATTTGCCTAGTCTTCCTTCTAAAATGGAAAAACAGAAGGTTGCGGACTTCAGCCAATTAATCAATGTTCTTTCTAAGAGGGACCATTTAGTGGCTCTTGCGTTTTTTATGAGCGTGATCTTGGGCGGGTTTACTGTCGTAACTTCGATCGCCGTTTTTATGGAGAGGAATATGGGCTTCTCCAAGACTCAGGTCAGTCATATCTACGAGATAGGCGGGATCTGCACCTTTGTTTCTTCCTGGATCGTCGGATTCATGTCCGATAAGTTTGGAAAACATAAGGTTTTTCTGATCCTAGTTCTTCTCGCTTTACTTCCTATACTTGCAATTACCCATTTGCCTAAGGATCTTCCGGTATACATGGCGCTCGGAGTTACGACAGTTTTCATGGTCCTAGTATCCGGTCGGGTGATTCCTTCTATGGCGATGCTAACTTCTGCCATTCGCCCTGAGGTACGAGGAAGTTTTATGTCTGTGAATTCCAGCTTACAAAGTGTGGCCACAGGTATTGGAGCACTTCTCGCGGGAGCGATCTTGGTCCAATTGCCAAATGGAACTTTCGAAAGATTTGATGTAGTAGGTTACTTCGCGGTCGGTTTCAATCTTCTCGCTCTCTATCTTTCCAGAAAGGTGAAAATAGTTTCCTAA